A window from Trinickia violacea encodes these proteins:
- a CDS encoding LysR family transcriptional regulator, protein MDRFQEMQVFIRIAERGSFTRAADDLQIPRATVTNLMKRMEERLGARLLERTTRTVRLTHDGEAFYRRCVRLVADMEEAEGSFHNVAPKGLLRVNLQGTLAKNFVVPALPAFLARYPGIELHIGEDDRLVDLVREGIDCVLRAGTLQDSSLVGRRVASMEQVTVASPAYLAQFGEPETLQSLEAHRAVNYISSGSGRALPMEFMVDEEVIEMQLASIVSVTGADLYTGAAVAGLGMVQVPRYRVAGELSAGTLKVVLAAFPPPPMPVSVLYPHNRQLSSRVRVFAQWLRDIFEAGVAA, encoded by the coding sequence ATGGACCGTTTCCAAGAGATGCAGGTGTTCATCCGAATCGCCGAGCGCGGCAGCTTTACCCGTGCGGCAGACGATCTGCAGATTCCCCGTGCCACCGTCACGAATCTGATGAAGCGGATGGAGGAGCGGCTCGGCGCGCGCTTGCTGGAGCGCACCACGCGCACGGTGCGCCTGACCCATGACGGCGAAGCGTTCTATCGCCGCTGCGTGCGCCTCGTGGCCGATATGGAGGAAGCGGAGGGCTCGTTTCACAACGTCGCCCCGAAGGGACTCTTGCGCGTCAATCTGCAGGGGACGCTGGCGAAGAACTTTGTCGTGCCCGCCTTGCCGGCTTTCCTCGCGCGGTATCCCGGCATCGAGCTGCATATCGGCGAAGACGACCGGCTGGTCGATCTGGTGCGCGAGGGGATCGACTGCGTGCTGCGGGCCGGCACGTTGCAGGACTCGTCGCTGGTCGGACGGCGCGTCGCTTCGATGGAACAGGTCACCGTCGCCAGTCCCGCCTATCTCGCGCAATTCGGCGAACCTGAAACGCTGCAGTCACTGGAGGCCCATCGCGCGGTGAACTACATCTCGAGCGGATCAGGCCGGGCACTGCCGATGGAGTTTATGGTCGACGAAGAAGTGATCGAGATGCAGCTCGCGTCGATCGTCTCGGTCACGGGGGCGGATCTGTACACGGGCGCTGCCGTCGCGGGTCTCGGCATGGTCCAGGTACCCCGATACCGCGTGGCGGGCGAATTGTCTGCCGGAACATTGAAGGTTGTCCTCGCCGCCTTCCCGCCGCCGCCGATGCCCGTGTCGGTGCTGTATCCGCACAACCGACAGCTTTCATCACGGGTCAGAGTCTTCGCGCAGTGGCTGCGAGATATCTTCGAAGCCGGTGTTGCAGCCTAG
- a CDS encoding SDR family oxidoreductase codes for MTLTQNSQVAIVTGASRGIGAEVARRLASDGFAVAVNYASSSMEAVALVAELSAQGTKAIAVKANVADAGEVRAMFETTEQQLGKIDVLVNNAGVLKTVPLADTSDALYDQNFDINVRGTFNTLREAAARMNEGGRIVNFSSTTLALNMPGYAVYNATKAAVEAFTHVFAKELRGRRITVNAVAPGPIATSLFLDGKTEEQIKTFANMPPLQRLGQPEDIAAVVSFLASADAGWVNGQVLRANGGLA; via the coding sequence ATGACCCTCACCCAAAACAGCCAGGTTGCCATCGTGACGGGCGCATCGCGCGGGATCGGCGCCGAGGTTGCACGGCGTCTCGCCAGCGATGGATTTGCCGTTGCCGTCAACTACGCGTCGAGCTCGATGGAAGCCGTCGCGCTGGTCGCCGAGCTTTCCGCGCAAGGTACGAAGGCGATTGCGGTCAAGGCCAACGTCGCCGACGCCGGCGAAGTCCGCGCGATGTTCGAAACGACCGAACAGCAGCTCGGCAAGATCGACGTGCTGGTGAACAACGCCGGCGTGCTGAAAACGGTGCCGCTTGCCGATACGTCCGACGCGCTGTACGACCAGAACTTCGACATCAACGTGCGCGGGACTTTCAACACGCTGCGTGAAGCCGCCGCCCGGATGAACGAAGGCGGCCGCATCGTCAACTTCTCGAGCACCACGCTCGCGCTGAACATGCCGGGCTACGCGGTCTACAACGCGACCAAAGCGGCCGTCGAGGCCTTTACCCACGTCTTCGCGAAGGAGTTGCGCGGTCGCCGCATCACGGTGAACGCCGTTGCGCCGGGTCCGATCGCGACGTCGCTGTTTCTCGACGGCAAGACCGAAGAGCAGATCAAAACCTTTGCGAACATGCCGCCGCTGCAACGCCTCGGACAGCCTGAGGACATCGCCGCCGTGGTCTCGTTCCTCGCCAGTGCCGACGCCGGCTGGGTCAATGGCCAGGTCTTGCGTGCGAATGGCGGCTTGGCCTGA
- a CDS encoding LysR family transcriptional regulator yields MDLNLREIRAFVTVAIAGSFTQAASRLHLSQPALTVQIRRLEETVGARLFDRNSRSVALTQTGRELLPLLQRSLDDMERVLRDARALGDGTSGTVRLACLPTFAASALPDLIQAFRKRVPQAAFQIRDVVANTVNTLVRNEEADIGLTGGDAFDASLEVLYEGADRLVVVCPKTHALARKRRVSISEVARSPLVLTAPGTSVRSVVDAALEDAGCVPEIACEPTYMMTAVAMVRGGLGLTILPATAREVLAEPDLVARSIGGAAFVRPIALIKKRGRTLPPITQAFVEQFLHSTRSSTIA; encoded by the coding sequence ATGGATCTGAATCTGCGGGAAATCCGTGCATTCGTCACGGTGGCAATAGCGGGCAGTTTCACGCAGGCCGCCTCGCGGCTGCATCTGTCGCAACCGGCGCTGACGGTGCAGATACGGCGGCTCGAAGAAACCGTCGGCGCGCGCCTGTTCGACCGCAACAGCCGCAGCGTGGCGCTCACGCAAACGGGCCGCGAGTTGCTGCCGCTGCTGCAACGCTCGCTTGACGATATGGAGCGCGTGCTGCGCGACGCCCGCGCGCTCGGCGACGGAACGAGCGGAACCGTGCGGCTCGCGTGCCTGCCGACCTTCGCGGCGAGCGCGCTACCCGATCTGATCCAGGCGTTCAGAAAGCGCGTGCCGCAGGCGGCCTTTCAGATTCGCGACGTGGTCGCGAATACCGTGAATACGCTCGTGCGCAACGAAGAAGCCGATATCGGCCTGACAGGCGGCGATGCGTTCGACGCCTCGCTTGAAGTCCTGTATGAAGGCGCCGACCGGCTGGTGGTCGTGTGCCCGAAAACGCACGCGCTCGCGCGCAAGCGGCGTGTGTCCATCAGTGAGGTCGCGCGCTCGCCGCTCGTGCTGACGGCGCCAGGCACGAGCGTTCGCAGCGTGGTCGATGCCGCGCTCGAAGACGCCGGCTGCGTACCGGAGATCGCCTGCGAGCCGACTTATATGATGACGGCGGTCGCGATGGTGCGCGGCGGCCTCGGCCTCACCATCCTGCCGGCGACGGCACGCGAAGTGCTCGCGGAACCCGATCTTGTCGCCCGATCCATCGGGGGCGCAGCGTTTGTTCGCCCCATCGCGTTGATCAAAAAGCGCGGCAGAACCTTGCCCCCCATCACCCAGGCGTTTGTCGAGCAGTTTCTGCATTCGACTCGGTCGTCAACCATCGCGTAG
- a CDS encoding serine hydrolase domain-containing protein, which produces MTVQLNRRRLLKGTSSLLAVATLGAFASRNAQAAPQRAPGDAALIRHPAHASIDQCLQRAVDDGTVAGVVAMGATQRGLVYEGARGQANVHTREAISPDTIFWLLSMTKAITATACMQLIEQGRLRLDQPAGEILPQLKSPQILDGFDSSGQPKLRPARNAITVRHLLTHTSGFTYSIWSDRLSQYEKVTGMPDIGYSMNGAFTAPLEFEPGERWEYGISMDWVGKLVEAVTDQSLEVYFREQIFEPLGMRNTGFLIGSAQKQRVATMHRRQADGSLVPEPFEINQRPEFFMGGGGLFSTPRDYMAFLQMLLNGGTYRGERVLRADTVATMFRNHIGDLQVTEMKTAQPSWSNSFDQFPGAAHEWGLSFDINTQPGPHGRSAGSASWAGLLNTYFWVDPVKRVAGSLFTQMLPFYDNRVVNLYGQFEHALYDGLQRA; this is translated from the coding sequence ATGACAGTTCAACTGAATCGTCGCCGCCTCCTGAAAGGCACGTCGAGCCTGCTGGCCGTCGCGACGCTTGGCGCTTTCGCAAGCCGCAATGCGCAGGCAGCACCGCAGCGTGCGCCGGGAGACGCTGCGCTCATCCGGCACCCCGCCCACGCGTCGATCGATCAATGCCTGCAACGGGCAGTCGACGACGGGACGGTGGCCGGTGTCGTCGCCATGGGTGCAACACAACGCGGGCTCGTATACGAGGGAGCGCGTGGCCAGGCGAATGTTCACACTCGCGAAGCCATCAGCCCTGACACGATCTTCTGGCTTCTGTCGATGACAAAGGCGATTACCGCAACCGCGTGCATGCAGCTCATCGAGCAGGGCAGGCTGCGATTGGATCAGCCGGCGGGCGAGATCCTGCCGCAGTTGAAGTCGCCCCAAATCCTCGACGGGTTCGATAGCTCAGGACAGCCGAAGCTGCGTCCTGCGCGAAACGCGATCACGGTGCGTCATCTGCTGACGCATACCTCCGGCTTCACGTACAGCATCTGGAGCGACAGGCTCAGTCAGTACGAGAAGGTGACGGGCATGCCTGACATCGGCTACTCGATGAACGGCGCATTCACGGCGCCGCTCGAGTTCGAGCCCGGGGAACGCTGGGAGTACGGCATCAGCATGGACTGGGTCGGCAAGCTGGTCGAGGCCGTGACCGACCAGTCGCTGGAGGTCTACTTCCGCGAGCAGATCTTCGAGCCGCTAGGCATGCGCAACACGGGCTTCCTCATCGGCAGTGCGCAGAAGCAGCGCGTCGCGACCATGCACAGGCGACAGGCCGACGGCTCACTGGTGCCCGAGCCGTTCGAGATCAACCAGCGTCCCGAATTCTTCATGGGCGGTGGTGGACTGTTCAGCACGCCGCGCGACTACATGGCGTTCCTGCAGATGTTGTTGAACGGCGGGACATATCGCGGCGAGCGCGTGCTGCGTGCCGATACCGTCGCGACGATGTTTCGCAATCACATCGGCGACTTGCAGGTCACGGAAATGAAGACGGCGCAACCGTCATGGTCGAACAGCTTCGATCAGTTTCCAGGCGCGGCGCACGAGTGGGGGCTGTCGTTCGACATCAATACCCAGCCCGGACCGCACGGACGCAGCGCGGGCAGCGCGAGCTGGGCCGGACTGCTGAACACGTACTTCTGGGTGGATCCGGTCAAGCGCGTCGCTGGATCGCTGTTTACGCAGATGCTGCCCTTCTACGACAACCGCGTCGTGAATCTCTACGGGCAATTCGAGCATGCGCTTTACGACGGTCTGCAGCGCGCCTGA
- a CDS encoding LysR family transcriptional regulator, whose product MRSSSEKLSGSISVFAAVVDAGTFAAASEVIGMSPPGVSRAIARLEKRLKIRLFNRTTRSVALTEEGRRFYEQVMPHLAGLEEAAAAAAGGASAVRGKLRINLDPVVYRTILGPRLDAFMDAHPDLEIEFIARDHLGDLVMDGFDLAVRFGEPKASTLIARKLLDSGVVTVAAPSYLARWGRPAKPEDLEGRSHRCLEFRNPETGKPFPWEFHRKRKRVVVDTRGRLTVNDPGALLNACLAGSGIAQMLLLGAEPLIADGRLINLFPEWADERYPLYAYYPSRHHVPAKTRAFLDFVVELLAGSSQRVGP is encoded by the coding sequence ATGAGATCCAGTAGCGAGAAGCTGTCCGGCAGCATTAGCGTGTTCGCCGCCGTAGTCGATGCAGGGACGTTTGCGGCCGCTTCGGAAGTGATCGGAATGTCGCCGCCGGGCGTGAGCCGGGCGATTGCGAGGTTGGAAAAGCGGTTGAAGATCCGTCTCTTCAACCGCACGACGCGCTCCGTCGCGCTGACGGAAGAAGGCCGCCGCTTTTACGAGCAGGTCATGCCGCACCTCGCCGGGCTGGAAGAAGCCGCCGCTGCGGCGGCAGGCGGCGCGTCGGCTGTGCGCGGCAAGCTGAGAATCAATCTGGATCCCGTCGTCTACCGGACCATCCTCGGGCCACGGCTCGATGCGTTCATGGACGCGCACCCCGACCTCGAAATCGAGTTCATCGCGCGAGACCATCTTGGCGATCTCGTCATGGACGGCTTCGACCTCGCCGTGCGATTCGGAGAGCCCAAAGCCTCCACCCTGATTGCGCGAAAGCTGCTCGATTCCGGCGTTGTTACGGTTGCTGCGCCCTCCTATCTCGCGCGTTGGGGACGGCCAGCAAAACCCGAGGACCTCGAAGGCCGAAGCCACCGATGCCTCGAATTTCGCAACCCGGAGACGGGCAAGCCGTTCCCCTGGGAATTCCATCGCAAGCGAAAGCGCGTGGTGGTCGACACCCGGGGGCGCCTCACCGTCAACGATCCCGGTGCGCTTCTGAACGCATGCCTCGCCGGCTCCGGAATTGCGCAGATGCTCCTTCTCGGTGCCGAGCCTCTGATTGCCGACGGCCGCTTGATCAATCTCTTTCCCGAATGGGCAGACGAGCGGTATCCCTTATACGCGTACTACCCATCGCGGCATCATGTGCCGGCGAAGACGAGGGCTTTTCTCGACTTCGTCGTCGAGCTGCTGGCAGGCAGTAGCCAGCGCGTCGGCCCGTGA
- a CDS encoding GNAT family N-acetyltransferase, which yields MSLPTPTLHTARLLLRPFTEADTDAIFALQSSPRVLRYWDAPPWKTRAQAERFISVCGQIEQEGTGARLAIERAADGMFIGWCCLIKWDLGYRSAKMGYCLDDAAWGQGFATEAAGALLQWAFDTLDLNRVQAETDTRNTASSRVLEKLRFVREGTLREDCIVNGEVSDSWVYGLLRREWKPLKDARADDPQQ from the coding sequence ATGTCCTTGCCGACCCCGACACTGCACACCGCCCGCCTGCTATTGCGCCCTTTCACGGAAGCCGATACGGACGCCATCTTCGCGCTGCAGAGCAGCCCACGCGTGTTGCGATATTGGGACGCGCCGCCCTGGAAGACGCGCGCGCAAGCCGAGCGCTTTATCTCCGTTTGCGGGCAGATCGAGCAGGAAGGCACCGGCGCGCGGCTCGCCATCGAGCGTGCCGCCGACGGCATGTTCATCGGCTGGTGCTGCTTGATCAAATGGGACCTGGGCTATCGAAGCGCGAAGATGGGCTACTGCCTCGATGACGCGGCATGGGGCCAAGGTTTCGCCACCGAAGCGGCAGGCGCTTTGTTGCAGTGGGCCTTCGACACGCTGGACCTGAACCGCGTTCAGGCCGAGACCGACACGCGCAACACGGCATCGAGCCGCGTGCTGGAGAAGCTCCGGTTTGTCCGCGAAGGCACGCTGCGCGAAGACTGCATCGTGAATGGCGAGGTGTCGGATTCGTGGGTATATGGGCTTCTCAGGCGGGAATGGAAGCCGTTAAAAGATGCGCGAGCGGACGATCCGCAGCAATAG
- a CDS encoding NmrA family NAD(P)-binding protein: MYAITGITGKVGGTLARRLLAAGQPVRAVVRDVARASAWAERGCELATARMEDAASLAAAFEGTKGVFILPPSEFDPAPGFPEARAVIDAVSTALLKARPDKVVCLSTIGAQARESNLLTQRTLMEQALSEMPMPVTFLRPGWFMENAAWDIASARDDGVIASYLQPLDKPVPMVATADVGRVAADLLQQTWSGVRIVELEGPRRVSPNDLASAFARVLERPVRAEVVDRQTWEALFRSQGMKHPVPRMRMLDGFNEGWIDFERNPEEVIRGQVELDTVLDELVSRPV, translated from the coding sequence ATGTATGCAATCACAGGAATTACAGGCAAGGTCGGCGGCACATTGGCCCGTCGGCTTCTGGCGGCAGGTCAACCGGTGCGTGCGGTCGTGCGCGACGTCGCACGGGCAAGTGCGTGGGCAGAGCGAGGCTGCGAACTTGCGACGGCCCGGATGGAAGACGCCGCGTCGCTTGCCGCCGCGTTTGAAGGCACGAAGGGCGTTTTTATCCTGCCGCCTTCAGAGTTCGATCCTGCGCCGGGGTTTCCCGAGGCGCGGGCGGTGATCGACGCCGTGTCCACGGCCCTTCTGAAGGCGCGGCCCGACAAGGTGGTGTGCCTGTCAACGATCGGCGCACAGGCCCGCGAGAGCAATCTGCTCACTCAACGCACGCTGATGGAGCAGGCGTTGAGCGAGATGCCGATGCCGGTGACGTTTCTGCGACCCGGCTGGTTCATGGAAAACGCCGCGTGGGATATCGCGTCAGCACGTGACGATGGCGTGATTGCCAGTTACCTGCAGCCGCTCGACAAACCCGTACCGATGGTCGCCACCGCCGACGTAGGGCGCGTCGCGGCCGACCTGCTTCAGCAGACGTGGAGCGGCGTGCGCATCGTCGAGCTCGAAGGTCCGCGCCGAGTGAGTCCCAACGACTTGGCGTCGGCCTTTGCTCGCGTGCTCGAGCGTCCGGTACGCGCCGAGGTTGTCGACAGGCAGACCTGGGAAGCGCTGTTCCGCTCGCAGGGCATGAAGCATCCGGTGCCACGCATGCGCATGCTGGACGGATTCAACGAAGGCTGGATCGATTTCGAAAGGAATCCTGAAGAAGTCATCCGCGGTCAGGTGGAGCTGGACACGGTTCTGGACGAGCTTGTGTCGCGTCCGGTCTGA
- a CDS encoding methyl-accepting chemotaxis protein encodes MKSLSSVGSRFTVAGCAALLVIALATFLMIRFFVEPDLATLESKLVQNQVGQISIAISDQLRRVEAQQRAITQTVALLGSDQIDQVLPGLIDQYGDTNVAGGGIWPLPNKREAGRDRFSSFFVRNASTGKLEANTYWNQADSLKYWEQAWYENGTAALKGTCGWSKAFRDDASPQPRTACAMGIYKGNELYGVSTINVSLEFFNQLVADMERRIGAQILILEADGTIVSNSSKIRGDLVLKRLSDLAPIAPMVVEIQRALSRDGQTMQARTAYDVDGEKRTLFMTAIPHSPWIIAASLPDSTLTVNSDRIVSRLAFVQIPMSIALLALMVLGIRMLMHRVNELKSNIDELASGEADLTRRLEETGGQEFAAVARSFNVFIERLQGLVRNVATNAAQLQSASHEIATGNRDLSARTGAQAASLQETAAFMEELTATVKQNAESADGAHRLATEAFRAAERGGEVIAQFVSTMDSIDQSSRKVVAITGTIDGIAFQTNILALNAAVEAARAGEQGRGFAVVAAEVRSLAQRAAASAKEIKALISNAANNVQAGNALVQQAGEAMGEIIQSTTGAATIMTEVMEASKEQSRGIEQVSKAVTQLDTVTQQNATLVEQVAASAQSLQDYAVTLSAEVSGFKA; translated from the coding sequence ATGAAATCTCTGTCGTCTGTCGGGTCCCGGTTTACGGTGGCGGGATGTGCGGCGCTCTTGGTGATTGCCTTGGCTACTTTTTTAATGATCCGGTTCTTCGTCGAGCCAGATCTGGCAACGCTGGAGAGCAAACTGGTCCAAAACCAGGTTGGCCAGATTTCAATTGCCATCAGTGATCAGCTAAGAAGGGTGGAGGCGCAGCAACGCGCTATCACACAGACAGTTGCGCTGCTGGGCAGCGACCAGATCGATCAGGTACTGCCGGGACTGATCGACCAGTACGGCGACACAAACGTGGCAGGCGGAGGCATTTGGCCTCTGCCTAACAAGCGGGAAGCGGGCCGTGACCGATTCAGCAGTTTCTTCGTCCGAAATGCGTCGACTGGAAAACTGGAGGCAAATACGTATTGGAATCAGGCTGACTCGTTGAAGTATTGGGAGCAGGCATGGTATGAAAACGGCACCGCGGCGCTGAAGGGCACATGCGGCTGGTCCAAGGCGTTCCGTGATGATGCGAGCCCACAGCCGCGGACTGCATGCGCGATGGGTATTTACAAAGGAAATGAGCTTTACGGCGTGTCAACCATCAACGTTTCGCTAGAATTTTTTAACCAGTTGGTGGCCGATATGGAACGCCGAATCGGCGCACAGATCCTGATCCTCGAGGCGGACGGCACGATTGTCAGCAACAGCAGCAAGATCCGGGGCGATCTCGTACTCAAGCGTCTCAGCGATCTCGCCCCGATCGCGCCGATGGTAGTTGAGATTCAACGCGCGCTGTCGCGTGACGGACAAACGATGCAGGCTCGGACTGCATACGACGTAGACGGAGAGAAGCGCACCCTGTTCATGACCGCGATTCCTCACAGTCCGTGGATTATTGCCGCCAGCCTGCCTGATTCGACGCTTACGGTAAACAGCGACCGCATTGTTAGTCGTCTCGCGTTTGTGCAGATCCCGATGAGCATCGCGCTTCTGGCTCTCATGGTTTTGGGCATACGAATGCTCATGCACCGGGTGAACGAGCTCAAATCCAACATCGATGAGCTTGCGTCAGGAGAGGCCGACCTCACAAGGCGGCTTGAAGAAACAGGGGGACAGGAATTCGCAGCAGTCGCGCGCAGTTTCAATGTGTTCATCGAAAGGCTGCAGGGACTGGTGCGCAACGTCGCAACGAACGCGGCCCAGCTCCAATCAGCCTCACACGAGATTGCGACGGGTAACCGTGACCTTTCGGCTCGGACGGGAGCGCAGGCTGCTTCCCTGCAGGAAACCGCGGCCTTCATGGAAGAGTTGACGGCGACTGTCAAACAAAATGCGGAAAGCGCGGACGGCGCTCACAGGCTTGCGACGGAAGCGTTTCGTGCTGCCGAACGGGGTGGAGAAGTGATCGCGCAGTTCGTATCGACCATGGACTCCATCGATCAGTCCTCGCGAAAGGTCGTAGCAATTACAGGCACGATCGACGGCATCGCCTTTCAGACAAACATTCTGGCGCTCAACGCCGCAGTGGAAGCTGCTCGTGCAGGTGAGCAGGGTCGAGGCTTTGCGGTCGTGGCGGCTGAGGTGCGCAGTTTGGCGCAGCGCGCGGCGGCGTCAGCCAAGGAGATCAAGGCGTTGATCTCAAACGCGGCGAACAATGTGCAGGCGGGCAATGCGCTGGTCCAGCAAGCCGGCGAGGCAATGGGAGAAATAATCCAGTCGACGACAGGTGCGGCGACCATCATGACGGAGGTGATGGAGGCCAGTAAGGAGCAGAGCAGGGGGATCGAGCAGGTCAGCAAAGCGGTCACCCAGCTCGATACGGTTACCCAGCAGAATGCCACGCTCGTAGAGCAGGTAGCCGCTTCCGCCCAGTCATTGCAGGACTATGCCGTCACCTTGTCCGCGGAGGTGAGCGGGTTCAAGGCGTAG
- a CDS encoding glucose 1-dehydrogenase, with amino-acid sequence MAKLEGKVALVTGASKGIGAAIAKALAAQGAAVVVTYASSQSGAEAVVEAIKEAGGKAVTAGGDVSNAADAARLVQAAIDQFGRLDIVVNNSGVYQFGTIEEITEQQFHHQFNINVLGLLLVTQAAVKHLGEGASIINISSGATRITPPATAIYSGTKGAVDAITGVLALELGPRKIRVNAINPGYVETEGTHSAGVAGSDLEASFIARTPLGRAGQPEDIGDIAVFLASDDARWLTGEHLLASGGMR; translated from the coding sequence ATGGCTAAGCTTGAAGGGAAAGTCGCGCTCGTCACGGGTGCATCTAAAGGTATTGGCGCGGCAATCGCCAAAGCGCTTGCCGCGCAGGGCGCTGCGGTGGTCGTCACGTACGCAAGCAGCCAATCCGGCGCGGAAGCGGTGGTCGAGGCGATCAAGGAGGCAGGCGGCAAGGCTGTGACAGCGGGCGGAGATGTGTCGAACGCGGCAGATGCCGCAAGACTCGTGCAGGCCGCGATCGATCAATTCGGTCGTCTGGATATCGTGGTCAATAATTCGGGCGTCTACCAATTCGGGACGATCGAAGAGATCACGGAACAGCAGTTCCATCATCAGTTCAACATCAACGTTCTTGGCCTGCTGCTGGTGACACAAGCAGCAGTCAAGCACCTCGGCGAAGGCGCGAGCATCATCAACATCAGTTCTGGTGCAACGCGAATTACGCCGCCTGCTACTGCGATCTACTCGGGCACGAAAGGCGCCGTCGATGCGATTACCGGCGTACTCGCGCTTGAGCTGGGGCCGCGCAAGATCCGTGTCAACGCGATTAATCCGGGATATGTCGAGACTGAGGGCACGCATAGCGCCGGCGTAGCGGGCTCGGACTTGGAGGCGAGCTTCATCGCGAGAACACCGCTCGGCCGCGCCGGCCAGCCGGAGGACATCGGTGACATCGCCGTATTCCTCGCGTCGGACGACGCGCGCTGGTTGACCGGTGAGCATCTGCTTGCCTCGGGCGGCATGCGCTAA
- a CDS encoding carboxymuconolactone decarboxylase family protein, giving the protein MANFPVHTLESAPDDSKPALKGLAEAFGMLPNIAGAMAGSPKLINGLVGVFQQVHGGSFTEAQIQTLLLTNAVTNGSTWPVAFHSFLALKEGLSEADVQAIRARRLPQDPKLAALSHLARTLIDKRGRLDDQDVASFTAAGFDQALVLEVILVVAASTMTNYAGSVANPPLEELFKAYAWQA; this is encoded by the coding sequence ATGGCTAACTTTCCCGTTCATACGCTCGAATCCGCACCGGACGATTCCAAGCCTGCACTTAAAGGACTCGCCGAGGCATTCGGCATGCTCCCCAACATCGCCGGCGCGATGGCCGGCTCGCCCAAGCTGATCAACGGCCTGGTCGGTGTATTCCAGCAAGTTCACGGCGGCAGCTTTACGGAGGCACAGATCCAGACCTTGCTGCTGACGAACGCCGTCACCAACGGCAGCACCTGGCCGGTCGCCTTCCACTCCTTCCTTGCGCTCAAGGAAGGTCTCAGCGAGGCGGACGTTCAGGCAATCCGCGCGCGTCGCTTGCCGCAGGACCCCAAGCTTGCCGCGCTTTCGCACCTCGCGCGCACGCTGATCGACAAGCGTGGTCGTCTCGACGATCAAGATGTGGCTTCGTTCACGGCGGCAGGTTTCGACCAGGCGCTGGTGCTCGAAGTCATCCTGGTCGTCGCCGCATCGACCATGACGAACTATGCGGGCAGCGTCGCAAACCCGCCGCTCGAAGAACTTTTCAAAGCGTACGCTTGGCAGGCATAA